Genomic window (Ctenopharyngodon idella isolate HZGC_01 chromosome 20, HZGC01, whole genome shotgun sequence):
ttctttcataatcAAGGGTgcatgttaattattttttttatttatttttttttaacgtgGTTGTTACGATTTCAAAAGCGCCCCCATTTGTTGCTGATGATATTTTACAATGTGAATTTCCCCCCTTCcccaagaaaacaaaaaataaaaaacataaaaaataaataaaaatactaaacattgttcatttattttatttttttataaaatgccACCAATTACAGCACAGAACAGcacaatgtttattttaaatagacatGAATATTCATAACAGACTACACCGATAAAGTGTCACAAGCCTTATGTTCAATATAACAGTAACAGTACCTGGTTTGTGTCGAGTTggacaagacaaaaataataacatgGTGCTAGATTATTTCAGTAAAGgtataataaaaatcaaattcTAGTAGGCCTTACCTTTTATACCATTTCAGTTTAAGGTAGCATGACATAacaattttaacattaaacatgTGGACATGAATATGGATGTTTTGTTCAAGCAGTATAAGAAAACTTTTAGAATCTTCTGTCATTTACttattgtgttatttttcatgtctaaaaaaaaataagttacaaCAGTTCTATTAGTCGCTATAACTGCAGTACCTTTGGTATTTTGGTCATTTCTACACCCCCATATTTCATAACATAATGTACCTCAGTAACATAATGTCTCCATTGTCATTGGACAGTAGAGTGTTACATGatgtaatcatttattttatttatttgttttaagttatttatttttaagtttgttttgtGTCTTCTAGTGCCTCAGACAGTagtcaaatattaaatgacaTGTCTTAAACATTATTAAccaaagtatatatatttatttatttatatatgtttattttatttatattataatggtATATTGTGTGGTTAACATATGCATATTGACAACAAAAAGGTGTTTATTCATAATATACACTGCCATAAATTTTAACTAGTTAaatagatatataaatatattatagacCTATACGTTATAATAATATTACGTGCTCAAACAGCCCTTTTGTCTTTACTTTTTGCAAAACTGGTAGAATATtgtttaaagcatttataaaataaaaattgcttTGGATTCAGAACATTTCATGTTCTGTAAttcttaatattaataaatgcagaATAATTGGTCAAGGTTTTGAAGCTCTTGTCGAACATTTCAACGTCATGCTGCCGGAAGTTCCGGCGGAGCAGGGCGGAAGTAGGTACGTGGCTGCTTCAGCTGACATTCTGCACGATGGCGACAGAGGTTCAGAGCGGCGACCTCAACAGTGCAAATTCAAGCCGGCTCGAAGTTTCTATCGACGGTTTGACTTTAAGCCCGGATTCCGAGGGCGAGCAGGAACAGGCCGAGACGCCCGCCGCCTGTCCGGCGGACCAGAGCGCTGACAACCCCCTGAGTGTCGATGGGGAGGAGGGCGAACCTGCCAACAGCGGTACAATCGAGAAGAAATGGGGCTTTGATTTAGTCGAGCTCTACGGGCTGGCGCTCAGGTTCTTTAAAGGTATTTTATGTCACTATATACACTAATATGGACATTGATTTAATACAAACATGCGTTAGCATGCTCATCTCTATGCTACAGATGGATTTCGCACTGTGGTTTAGATTTAGTGAAGTCTTGGCTTTCTTATTAGGGTCATTTTCATTCTTCGTGTttggttttttaaaaaaagttctgCTTATACAGGTCTTGTAGTTCACTTCTGTAGCAGTGTTCAAGGGTTGAGGTCCTCTAGAGGAACTGCCCTAACCGTTGACAGCACCACTGTGTGTCATGTGCCTGACTGATGTCTCAAATTCACAGAGACTATGAAAGataaatattcaaaatagaCAAGTGAACCACAAGTGCTGAACTTGGTTGGTCTCTTGACAGTGAGGTGTGTTGGTTTAGCACCTGAAGATTTTGTCCATTAAAATATTTAGTCCTGGCTTTTTGCAGATCTACACCCATTTCTTGTCTGTTGGCTGATGATGAATGAAGTATGGTTGTGTCCATCAGCTGTATAGTCTGTTAAGTGCTGCAGCTCACTAATTATACACATTAATGCACAACTGATGTCCCAAACAAGATGTTTAGGTTTCCAGCTGAGGACTAATGCCACTAATGTATCTTGCGCTTTactttaaaagcatgcacaaaaaatcttttacacatttcacagaaaaatcatgataatcttttcatgattttgacattttctgtATTGACTTAGAAATGTGCATTAGCCCACATTCTAAACTGGGGTTTGTGAGTTTATGTAAAGctaaaaattaaatcataaaaaatttaaattaaattaaaactgaaataaataattttagagtaaaaacaatataaattaaacacttactaaaaaaaagacaatatattttatgtttacttgcaagtcatgtgaccattaaccaacatcagagaacactgaacatgcaaatgtgttgttaaattgttgaactattaacttaaaatctaaGGATCTACTTTAGGTAAATATAAGGGTTTAGCTGTCGAGAAAGTTTGGAAATCACTGCTATAATGTGTTGAGAACCAGCTTCAGTTTTAAAGCCACttatttgtgatgttttttccTCAGAGAAAGATGGGAAAGCCTTCCACCCAACCTATGAGGATAAACTTCGTCTGGTAGCCCTCCACAAGCAGGTGTTGCAGGGACCTTACAACCCTGATGCTTCCCCTGAGGTGGGCTTCTTCGATGTGCTGGGAAATGACCGCAGGTAAGAGTGGTGATTTGATATTTGACCTTAATGTGCCTCCTTGCTGTTAGTGTCACATTagcatttttaatgaatatacTTTGGAATTCatttattagtatgatgttgAAAATGCAGGAGagattgaaaatgaatgaattactTTTAGTGCTAGTAAAGTGTTGTCCTTGAACTGTTTCTATTTGTACATAGATGTCCAAAGggattaaatgttatatatactatatatatagtacatgaaaggtttaaatgttaatatatgtttggcttaatattttctttaatttaaaatgatactgATCTTATAGATGCTATAAAGTTGCTGTAGTTTgtaagctttattttttttttaatataaattttttttagaagagAATGGGCATCTTTGGGCAACATGGAGAAGGACGAGGCCATGCTTGAGTTTGTAAAGCTGTTGAATAAATGTTGCAATTTATTTGCACCTTTCGTCGCCTCACACAAGATTGAAAAGGAGGAGCAAGAGAGAAAGAGGTCAGACTTGCAGATAAagatgattttctttctttatcaGTTTCATCTTTTTGCTGTcacacttttaattttttaatttgctGTTTTACCCTTTAATCAGGTGGGTCTCTTGAGATATAGACTTCTCTCAGAGAGATCCACAGTGTCAACAAAAAGAAATTGGGCTCTAGTAAAAAATTTATCAACCTCACATGTGtatgttgtcttttttttttttttttctttgctgagAAGGCGGGAGGAAGAGGAGCGGCGGCGCAGAGAGGAAGAAGAGCGTGAGCGACTGCGGCAAGAGGAGGAGAGACGCAGGCGTGAGGAAGAGGAGAGGCTGaggagagaagaagaagaaagaagacAAGTTGAGGAGGAACGACTCCGTGTAGAGCAGCAGAAGTGAGTAACACCAGTTGAATGATTCCAGAACTGAACTAAAACGCCATCGTTTGAAAACTTCTGCTGAGAGacttaaggctggaatacactacacaaccTTTGCACAGATGCCTAGTGTTAAGtaaaatctgttcagattttaaaactCATGTAGTTTATTCCAGGCTTTAGAGTACAGCCCAGTTTTTCCGTTAGTACGTCTCTTTGATACTAAATCGATACATTATTCAACAAATAAATGGTATTGGACGACTGATAAATTTAAACTATGACTGTCAACActtttaataatacaaaatgaatcTGCAAACTCATGACAGATGAAAAGGCAAGAAAGTATTTAGCACCACCTAGTACAATCTTTCAACCACCTGAAGTAATGGGTCGTGATTTCAACTGacatttacatgatttaaaataaatgttttttttaaataggatGAAGAACTTTTGTGGTACCATTTTAGTAACAGTATGCTATGCGACCCTAGTGAGGTGCCACATGCTTTATTGTGCACAATTTCTTTTCTCACGCTCTCTGGTGTGTTAGGCAGCAGATAATGGCTGCGCTCAATGCGCAGACAGCGGTGCAGTTCCAGCAGTATGCAGCGCAGCAGTACCCCGACAGTCCCGAACAGCAGCTCATCCTCATCCGGCAGCTGCAGGAGCAGCACTATCAGCAGTACATGCAGCAGCTGTATCAGGTGCAGCTCGCTCAGCAGCAGGTGAGGGCCTGTGATTCATTCTCCCAGTCCCACCCATCTACACTGCTTTTGTGATCCatgattacattttgaaaatttacactaccattcaaaagtttgggctcagtaagattaaaaaaaaaaaagtaatcattttattcagcaaggatatattaaaggaacactccactttttttgaaaataggctcattttccaacttccctagagttaaacagttgagttttaccattttcgaatccattcagctgatctccgggtctggcggtaccacttttagcatagcttagcatagttcattgaatctgattagaccgttagcatctccttaaaaaatgaccaaagagtttcgatatttttcctatttaaaacttgactcttctgtagttacatcgtgtactaagaccgacggaaaatgaaaagttgcaattttctaggctgatatggctaggaactattcTCCCATTCTggcataataatcaaggaaatttgctgccgtactgtgggtgcagcaggcgcaatgatattacgcagttttaagtcaagtcaagttttaaataggaaaaatatagaaactctttggtcatttttgagcgagatgctaacggtctaatcagattcaatgaactatgctaagctatgctaaaagtggtaccgccagacccggagatcggctgaatggattcgaaaacggtaaaaaatcttttgtaacattatgcaCTACTACAATTATTTACTATTATGTAACactatttactgttattttaatttaaaggaacattccactttttttgaaaataggctcattttccaactcccctagagttaaacagttgagtaaCTGTGTGTTACATAGTGTTACATAATAGTAAATAATTGTAGTAgtacataatgttacaaaagatttttgtttcaaAGTACTTACTATTCAACAATTCCTGAAAAACAAGTATCatgttttcaacaaaaatattaagtagcacagctgttttcaacgtgtaatattaagaaatgtttctagagccacaaatcagcatattagaatgatttctgaagtgtCATGTGACACTTgactagagtaatggctgctgaaaatcaGTTTTGTCATGagaataaagtacattttaaaatatatattcaaatggaaagtagtgttgtcaaaagtacaggcCGCTTTACCAAGTCGGTACCgacattttaaatatgtgacgctttgagtgttgagcggattcgtaaacacctcggcaattgtgttcacgcactcatcagatatgtttgtgattggctacaatgatcaatgcttcaaaaacatgttgtaaatagacatcaatgacgctcttcaccaagcgcttaGATAGATACAcacgctcccgctttcaaattcaaacacttccgtgtgctttcaaacggtCACATGCGTTGaccattgtagccaatcacagacatatctgatgagtgtgtgaacacaaaggccaatcagaggtgtttatgaatccgctcaacagcgctcaaaagcatcacattttataaatttcagtaccgacttggtatcgtggtcggtacttttgacaacactgatGGAAagcagttgttttaaattttaatatttcacagtattactgtttttaatgttttttttttttaatcaaatgaatgcagccttgcttggcataagagacttcttactgaccccaaacttttgaatggtagtgtgtatgTGCTGATGTCCCTTTTAGTATGAAaagtgggtaacactttagtatggggaacaattctcacttttaactagctgcttattagcctgcatattggctgtttattagtacttataaagcacatattaatgacTTATTCTGCATTACCATATTCTACATGCCTAAATCCTTCCCCATACCTAAAATTAAATGctacaactaccttactaactattaataagcagtaaattagtttattgaggcaaaattcGTAGTTAATAGTCAATAAgtgttccccataccaaagtgttaccgaaaagtTTTTCTTATTGGTTTTAAAAACTGACAAGCCTGTTTATTTTGCTGTGCACTACCATGTAATTAGTTGCATTTTATTGTTCACATTCAGAACAGACCTGCAACCCACCAGTTAAGAACGACTAGTATAAAGAACAAAATTGCAGTGGTAGCATTTGTTTTGCAGGTGTACAGTTATCAAGGTAGactgtttaatgtgttttacaCACCTGTCACTGCAAGCTAAACTGGTTTTATTGTCATGTAGTAGACTTTGACTCACTGATGCAATTTATTTTGGTTTCTGTTGTCTCGTACCAATGTTTTATTGCGAtgtatgttttttcttttttttttttcttttttttcaggctGCCTTGCAGAAACAGCAGGAGGATGCTATAGTGCTGTCGACATTAGAGGCCAGTGAGGTGTCAGCGCCTTCTTCTGGAGAGGAGGCTCCCACGCTGAACGGACAGGCAGACTCCACTGCTGACAGCTTAGAGCGAGAGCCAGACCTGGAGCCTGCAGACGAGGTCACTGAGAATGGACCCACCGGTGAGTTGTTGGATCgcttttattgtttatttatactACTTCGTTTGAGTGTTGTTAATGTCAACTTGATATCAAATTAGATTTACCTTCTTAATATGCATATGgtgaatgattcattaatgATTCATCATTATAAAATCAAGTCTTGCCTAACATTTTTGTCATGCTAAATATCCAGTTTTACTTGTGAATATGTCAAATTACGGAAGCAAATGAGTTTCAAATGCTgtttaattatgaattatgGTTAATTATGAGGAATTTGTGAACTTGTGCCTGAAAATCACTTCACTTTTCATGTTGTAGTATTTCATAATTTGGTGCATTTCAATTTAAAGTAGGGCTGGGTTGATAAAATATTGATTCTTATTTAAATGAAccgatattgattcttaaataTCAAGAATCAATCTGTTACTCCATGCTATTTTCAGTTGATGCGTGAACAAAGCttctaaacattatttgtagggCACCTCCTACCCACTGAAATCGCAATGCTTTGTGATTTGTTGCTTCTGATATGAAACTTAGCTTTTAAATGgtcaattttattacgaaaTTTTACCAATAAATTCCTTTTATTGGTTATCtttactgtacctgatatattcaaatgaatcaatattgaattgaatcaagatcgaaatcgaatcgaatcacAAGCTTGTGAATTGAAATCAAATCATGAAAtctgtgtcaatacccagccctaatttaaaatacaaataaaaccatCCATTATTTACTACTATTTCATATTCCTGGTTCTCAGACTCTCCCCCTGTAATAGCAGCCCCTTCCATGTGGACCCGGCCACAGATAAAAGACTTTAAAGAGAAGATCCGCCAGGATGTGGACTCTGTGATCACGGTGGGCCGGGGGGAAGTGGTGACCGTCCGGGTCCCCACCCACGAGGAGGGCTCCTATCTCTTCTGGGAGTTTGCTACCGACTATTATGACATTGGCTTTGGAGTCTTCTTTGAATGGACTGACTCTACTAACGCATCAGTCAGTGTGCACGTCAGCGAGTCTAGTGACGAAGATGAGGATGAAGAAGGTGAGGAACGTATGCATGATATGCCTGTACCATATCGATTATCGGCCGATATTTTGTTGTgctcatttcttttatttttacatttagattacctaAATTACCCATCTAATGCTCACActaggtaattttttttaaacaccaataataacacttttaaatgtatctttagcaaatctcaaaatgaatatccattatGCAGCATGCTCCAGTTACACTGTTTTCAcattaatttccaacatttttgTGGACAGATTATTACAGCAGTTCACACTTTCAGGTTGTGTTATTTGGACACAGTCCTTCTTAGTGATTGACGGTCCCTATCAttcacttttgtttttttttgcctatCTTCGCTGATGAAGTCTtgccatatttaaaacatacaaCATTTGGGTGGCCTTTTTACACATGACTTGTACTAAACACCACTGAAAACCACTTATACTGCACTGATATACAAACTAGAgaatataaacaacaaaaagttaaataaaagaTAATCGCAATGTTTATTTCTTCACTGTAGCCTACACAAATGATATTAACCCTTATAAAAATGTGTTCGCATTATTTTGTACAACCCCTGTATATTTGCTATTTAGGAATATTAGTTAGTAGTATGTAAGCAAAAttgtatagaattttaatatcggcTTGTTGGTATCAGCCAGaattttaaaaggttagttcacccaaaaatggagattctttcattaattactcgccctcatgtcattcctccccgtaagacctttgttcatcttctgaacgcaaattaagatatttttgataaagtccgatggctcagtgaggcctccattgccagcaaagataattaacactttcagatgcccagaaagctactgaagatatatttaaaacagttcatgtgactacagtggtttaaccttaatgttataaagcgacaagaatactttttgtgcgccaaaaaaaacaaaataacgactttattcagcaatatctactgatgggcaatttcaaaacactgcttcatgaagtttcgaagctttaagaatcatttgtttcgaatcagtggttcggagcgtgaatcaaactgccaaagtcacgccctccaatggtgaaccattgaaatttcgaaacatttgtgatgtaacgaagccttgtttactgaaatcacgtgacttttggtgcttcgaaccactgatttgaaacagaagattcgtaaagcttcgaagcttcttGAAGCGGTgctttgaaattgcccatcactagatattattgaataaagttgttattttgtttttttggcacacaaaaagtattttcgtcacttcataacattaaaattgaatcactgtagtcacatgaactgttttaaatatgtctagtagctttctgggcatctgaaagtgttaattatcttgctggcaaaggaggcctcactgagccatcggattttattaaaaatatcttaatttgtgttctgaagatgaacaaaggtcttacaggtgtggaacgacatgagggtgagtaaatatttttgagtgaactaaccctttaatgttggTGCATTTTTAAACTGTGGAAATCAAAAGGGTACTTCTAAAAAGAAAAGGTCTagattgtttgttttgtgattctGTTGTTAAAACTGTAGATTTAAGTcctgctctctttctctcaggtGAAGGGCAGTCTGAGGAGGAGAAAGCCAAGAAGGAGACTGGGAAACCACAGGTGGATGAGATAGTGCCGGTGTACCGGCGGGACTGTCATGAGGAGGTGTACGCTGGGAGTCACCAGTATCCCGGCCGTGGTATATACTTGCTCAAGTTTGACAACTCCTACTCGCTCTGGAGGTCTAAAACCGTCTACTACAGAGTATATTACACCAGATAAGCCTGGAGTCAAGACTGTGGGAcaggaaagtgtgtgtgta
Coding sequences:
- the acbd3 gene encoding Golgi resident protein GCP60 isoform X2 is translated as MATEVQSGDLNSANSSRLEVSIDGLTLSPDSEGEQEQAETPAACPADQSADNPLSVDGEEGEPANSGTIEKKWGFDLVELYGLALRFFKEKDGKAFHPTYEDKLRLVALHKQVLQGPYNPDASPEVGFFDVLGNDRRREWASLGNMEKDEAMLEFVKLLNKCCNLFAPFVASHKIEKEEQERKRREEEERRRREEEERERLRQEEERRRREEEERLRREEEERRQVEEERLRVEQQKQQIMAALNAQTAVQFQQYAAQQYPDSPEQQLILIRQLQEQHYQQYMQQLYQVQLAQQQAALQKQQEDAIVLSTLEASEVSAPSSGEEAPTLNGQADSTADSLEREPDLEPADEVTENGPTAAPSMWTRPQIKDFKEKIRQDVDSVITVGRGEVVTVRVPTHEEGSYLFWEFATDYYDIGFGVFFEWTDSTNASVSVHVSESSDEDEDEEGEGQSEEEKAKKETGKPQVDEIVPVYRRDCHEEVYAGSHQYPGRGIYLLKFDNSYSLWRSKTVYYRVYYTR
- the acbd3 gene encoding Golgi resident protein GCP60 isoform X1; its protein translation is MATEVQSGDLNSANSSRLEVSIDGLTLSPDSEGEQEQAETPAACPADQSADNPLSVDGEEGEPANSGTIEKKWGFDLVELYGLALRFFKEKDGKAFHPTYEDKLRLVALHKQVLQGPYNPDASPEVGFFDVLGNDRRREWASLGNMEKDEAMLEFVKLLNKCCNLFAPFVASHKIEKEEQERKRREEEERRRREEEERERLRQEEERRRREEEERLRREEEERRQVEEERLRVEQQKQQIMAALNAQTAVQFQQYAAQQYPDSPEQQLILIRQLQEQHYQQYMQQLYQVQLAQQQAALQKQQEDAIVLSTLEASEVSAPSSGEEAPTLNGQADSTADSLEREPDLEPADEVTENGPTDSPPVIAAPSMWTRPQIKDFKEKIRQDVDSVITVGRGEVVTVRVPTHEEGSYLFWEFATDYYDIGFGVFFEWTDSTNASVSVHVSESSDEDEDEEGEGQSEEEKAKKETGKPQVDEIVPVYRRDCHEEVYAGSHQYPGRGIYLLKFDNSYSLWRSKTVYYRVYYTR
- the acbd3 gene encoding Golgi resident protein GCP60 isoform X3, producing the protein MATEVQSGDLNSANSSRLEVSIDGLTLSPDSEGEQEQAETPAACPADQSADNPLSVDGEEGEPANSGTIEKKWGFDLVELYGLALRFFKEKDGKAFHPTYEDKLRLVALHKQVLQGPYNPDASPEVGFFDVLGNDRRREWASLGNMEKDEAMLEFVKLLNKCCNLFAPFVASHKIEKEEQERKRREEEERRRREEEERERLRQEEERRRREEEERLRREEEERRQVEEERLRVEQQKQQIMAALNAQTAVQFQQYAAQQYPDSPEQQLILIRQLQEQHYQQYMQQLYQVQLAQQQAALQKQQEDAIVLSTLEASEVSAPSSGEEAPTLNGQADSTADSLEREPDLEPADEVTENGPTAPSMWTRPQIKDFKEKIRQDVDSVITVGRGEVVTVRVPTHEEGSYLFWEFATDYYDIGFGVFFEWTDSTNASVSVHVSESSDEDEDEEGEGQSEEEKAKKETGKPQVDEIVPVYRRDCHEEVYAGSHQYPGRGIYLLKFDNSYSLWRSKTVYYRVYYTR